A DNA window from Candidatus Roseilinea sp. contains the following coding sequences:
- a CDS encoding N-acetyltransferase yields the protein MEVQPVTLSGRWVRLEPLRVEHAEALWPQAAEPEIWRYMPYGEVNSPAKLRALIEALLERQARGTDLCFAVFDRATDAAAGMTRYMTIDRPNRSLEIGGTWYGKAYRRTAMNTECKYLLLKHAFEVLGCIRVQLKTDLRNERSQRAIERLGAVREGVLRKHMIMPDGYPRSSVIYSVIDDDWPLVKARLEQMLSA from the coding sequence ATGGAGGTCCAGCCTGTCACCCTGTCCGGACGATGGGTGCGGCTGGAGCCGCTGCGCGTAGAACACGCTGAGGCACTATGGCCGCAGGCTGCCGAGCCTGAGATCTGGCGCTATATGCCCTACGGTGAGGTGAACTCGCCGGCTAAGCTGCGCGCGCTGATCGAGGCTTTGCTCGAGCGCCAGGCGCGCGGAACCGATTTGTGCTTTGCGGTGTTTGATCGTGCGACGGACGCGGCAGCCGGCATGACGCGCTACATGACGATTGACCGGCCTAACCGCAGCCTGGAGATCGGCGGCACCTGGTATGGCAAGGCGTACCGCCGCACTGCGATGAACACAGAGTGTAAATACCTGCTGCTGAAGCATGCTTTCGAGGTGCTGGGGTGCATTCGCGTGCAACTCAAGACTGATCTGCGCAACGAACGCAGCCAGCGCGCGATTGAACGCTTGGGCGCTGTGCGCGAAGGCGTGTTGCGCAAGCACATGATCATGCCGGATGGCTACCCGCGTTCGTCGGTGATTTATAGCGTGATTGATGACGATTGGCCGCTCGTCAAAGCGCGCCTCGAACAAATGCTGAGCGCCTGA